AAGCTAGGTCATTCTATTTACAGCACCACGTTCACCATACGGCCGGGCACTACAATTACTTTCTTCGGTGTTTTGCCTTCGCTGAATTTCTCAAACACCTCGGAGGCACGTACTTCCTGCTCGATGTTGCTAGCGGGAGCATTGGCGGCAAACGTCATTTTGCCGCGCATCTTGCCGTTGAAGGCGATAGGGTATTCCACGGTGGCTTCTTCCAAGTATTCTTCCTTGAACTCGGGGAAGCTGGCGTAGCTGATGCTGCCAGGCTCATGGCCTAGCTCCGTCCACAGCTCCTCGGCTACGTGCGGCGCGTAAGGCGAAACTACTACCGTGAGCGGCTCTAAGATGGCGCGCTTATGGCAGTTCAGGGCCGTTAACTCGTTCACGCAGATCATAAACGTGCTGACCGACGTGTTGAACGAGAACTTATCAATATCATCGGCAGCCTTGCGGATAGCTTTGTGCAAAGCCTTCAGTTCGGCGGGCGTAGCAGCTTCGTCGGTCACGGCTAGGTTGCCATCTTCGGGGTGGAAGAGACGCCAGAGTTTCTTCAGAAAACCTGATACGCCACTCATGCCGCTGGTATTCCACGGCTTGAATTGCTCCAAGGGACCTAGGAACATTTCATAAAGGCGAAGCGCGTCGGCACCGTACTGGCCAACTAAAACGTCAGGGTTTACAACATTGAACTTGTTCTTCGACATCTTCTCGACTTCAGTGCCGCAGACGTAGGTGCCATTTTCCTCAGTAACAAATTCAGCGTTTGCATAGTCAGGGCGCCACTTGCGAAAAGCTTCTTGGTCGAGCACATCGTTGTCTACAATGCTGACATCGACGTGAAGCGGTGTAGTATCATACTGACCTTTTTTGCCTAGCGTCACAAACTGGCTCGTGCCGTTGATGCGATACACAAAGTTTGAACGGCCCAAAATCATCCCCTGATTAATCAGCTTCTGGAACGGCTCGTTGCTGCTCACCAGACCTAGGTCTTTCAGGAACAGGTACCAGAAGCGCGAGTACAGCAAGTGACCGGTGGCGTGTTCGGCGCCGCCCATGTAGAGGTCCACGGTTTTCCAGTATTCCTCGGCTTCTTTACCCACAAACCGCTCCTGGTTATGCGGATCCATGTAGCGCAAGTAGTACCACGAAGATCCTGCCCAGCCGGGCATGGTGCTTAGCTCGTACTCGTACTGGCCCTGGTATTTCCAGTCTTTGGCCCGACCTAAGGGCGGCTCGCCAGTTTCGGTGGGCTTGTATTCGTCGATTTCAGGCAGTACCAGCGGCAGCTCGCTCTCAGGCAAACCGTAAGCGGTGCCGTCTTTATAATAAATCGGAATCGGCTCGCCCCAGTAGCGCTGACGACCGAAAATGGCATCACGCACCCGGAAGTTCACCTTACCTTTACCCAAGCCTCGCTCTTCCAACCAGCTAATGAGCGTGGTCGTGGCCTCTTTGTAACCTAGGCCGTTCACAATGCCCGAGTTGATGAAGCGGCCTTCTTTGGTCGGGTCAGCTTCTTTTTCGATATCCTTTTGGGCGTCGAGTACCTGAATGATGGGCAGGCCAAAGTGCTTGGCAAAGGTCCAGTCGCGCTGGTCGCCGCTGGGCACGGCCATCACGGCACCGGTGCCATAACCGGCCAGCACGTAGTCGGCTAGCCAAATCGGAACGGGCTCATTGTTGAGCGGATTGAGGCAGTAGCTGCCCGTAAACACACCCGATACGGTTTTCACGTCGGCCATCCGGTCGCGCTCCGAGCGGTGCTTGCTCTGGGTGATGTAAGTTTCGACGGCCTCGCGCTGCTCATCAGTGGTGAGCTGCTCCACGAGTTCGTGCTCCGGCGCCAGCACCATGAACGTCGCTCCATAGATGGTATCGACGCGCGTGGTGTACACCTTAATGTTCTGGCTTGGGTCGTTCTGCAACGGAAAAACCACCTCAGCACCCACCGAGCGGCCGATCCAGTTGCGCTGCATTTCCTTCACCGCTTCGGGCCAATCGATAGTGTCGAGGCCCTGAAGCAGGCGGTCGGCGTAAGCGGTGATGCGCAAGTTCCACTGTGGCATCAAACGACGTTCCACGGGGAACCCTCCGCGCTCCGACACGCCGTCTTTTACTTCGTCGTTCGACAAAACGGTACCTAGGGCAGCGCACCAGTTAACGTAAGTATCTGATTGATAAGCTAAACGATAGGCAAGAAGCGTCGCCATTTGGGCTGGCTCCGACTGTGCCTTCCACCCGTCGGCTGTGAAGCTAGGCCGTCCTTCGTCGTCGCCCGCGGCGCGCACGCCTGCATTGCCGTTTTGCTCAAACTGCGCGATGAGTGTCTCAATGGGCTCGGCGCGGTCCGAATCGAGGTTATACCAGGAGTTGAACAGCTTCAGGAAAATCCATTGCGTCCACTTATAGTACTCGGGGTCGGAGGTGCGAACTTCCCGGCTCCAGTCGTAGCTGAACCCTAGGCTATTCAGCTGCTTGATATAGGTGTCAATGTTCTTCTCCGTGGTAAGCGCCGGGTGCTGGCCCGTCTGGATGGCGTACTGCTCAGCAGGTAGGCCGAACGAGTCGAAACCCATGGGATGCAGCACATTATAGCCCTGCAAGCGCTTGTAGCGCGTTACTATATCGGAGGCAATGTAGCCCAGTGGGTGACCTACGTGCAGGCCCGCTCCCGAAGGATAAGGGAACATATCTAGCACATAGTACTTGGGCTTTTCTGACTGATTATCAGCCTTAAAGGTATTATGCTCTTTCCAGTGGGCTTGCCACTTTTTCTCAATTTCCTCGGGACGATAACCGGGCATAAGCAATGGGGATAGTGCGACTTTTTGAACAGGCGAAATTACAGAAATGCTGGGAAGGAGCAGGATGATTAGTAAAAGTGAAGCCTAGAGCTATAAAAATCAGAATTAGAGCGAGAAAGCTCCCCTCCTTTTTTAAGGAGGGGTTGGGGGTGGTTCCTTGCCATTGAACGAAAGGCTAGCTCTAGGCTTCTAGTTCTAGTCTGACCACTCCCAACCCCTCCTAAAAAAGGAGGGGAGCTTTCTAGCCCTAATCCTGACTTGTTAATTGTTGCGTTTCCAGCGGGTCCTTGCCATCCCAAGTGCCCTCGCTTCGCGTCACCTGGAACCGCGCAAACAGTTCCTCACTGTACCAGCCTTCTTGGCGGGTGCGCTGAATTACTTCGCGGTGCAGCTCGCCACGGTAGGCGTACTGCTGCATGGCCTGCGCCGACTCCCAAATGCTGAAGGTAGCTTGTCGGATCACTGGTAGTTCACCGAGGCCAATGGACGCTAACACGCCCGGCGCATGGGCTACTGCCGCGCTGGTGGGCGCCACATATTTCCAAAAACGTGGTGTTTTGCGCAGCCGAATAGAGGCGCGCGTAAGTACTGCCACCGGGCCTTCTACCTCAGAAATATCTGATTTGTAGTCAAATGGGTTGATCCCGTCCCACAAACCGTGGGCTTTTAAGGGGGCTAGGTCGATGGTCCAGATTTCGGTGCTGCGCCGCTGGTATTCCTGCCAAAGCGGGTGCGTGTCGAAGAACTCGGCGGCCGCCGCCTGCGATTCCCAAACAGCCATCATCCCGTAGCGGTGCAGGTTGGGGCGCAAGCCAAAGCCGTTATCGGCGCCGCTGCCCAGGAGCTTGAAAAAGCGCAACCCCGGAACCCGGCGCAGGGGCTGCTGTGAGGTGCCCATCTGGGCCAAGCCCCAGCGAACTTGCCCCGGCTTCAGACCGAAAATGGAAAGGGTGGTGTGCAAGGCGTATTAAATTAACAGACGAATGTAGCGCGAAGCTCCTGCTTCGCGTATCGTTGACCGACCTGGGCTAGGTTATCGTGCTAGCTTCATCGTTCAGCGATACGTGAAGCGGAGCTTCGCGCCACTTCCTTACCAACAAAAAAGGGCGAGAATTGCTTCCCGCCCTTTGTATCTTCAAGTATAATAGCCTTACTGAGGCGTTACTTGTACGTGCTCGTCGCCGGTGGGCTGATAACGCTCGCCAGTGGCTACCGCTTTCACGTAGCCGAAGGCGTTTACTAACACGTTGCTAGGCTGGTCCCATACCTCACCGCGCTCAATATCAATTTTGAGCAGCGAAATGTTCGGATCATCAGAACCCTTAGGGAACCAAGAGCGCAGGCCCTCCGTCCAGAGGTCTTTGATTTTCGTGCGGTCGTTTACAATCGTGGCGATACCTGAGATTGACACATACAGGTTGTCGCCAGGCTTCGAATAACCTAGGTTTACGTGCTGCTCGCGCTGCACTTCGTCGATCTTAGCAGAATCTTTCTCGGTGAAGAACCACAGAGTGCCGTCTTCATCTGGCTTCTGGGTGTACATCGGACGGCTGTGCAACTGACCATTCGTTTCTGCCGTGGTCAGCATCGCAATTTTGATGTCTTTGATTCTATCAATCAGCTTCGTCACGTCGTGACTTTGGGCAACATGCTCTGCCATAGTGGTAGGTGTTCGTAAGGGTTTTGGTAGTAGGGGAGAGTAGACAGAAATACGGTGGAGTCGGCTGAAGGTTTAGGGTTCGGCATTTCGGCGTACCTTCCGGGTCCATGAATTTCTTAGCGCACCTGCTCCTTTCCGGCTCACCGGCCGCTCCCGATTACGCCGATGTAGTAGTCGGCAACTTTGCCGCCGAGGCCGTGCGGGGCCGCGCTGGACTGCTTGCGTACCCCGCTGCCGTGCAGCGCGGCATCTGGCTGCACCGCTTCATCGATTCATTTACGGATACGCACCCCGTCGTGCGCCGCACCACGGCCCGCCTGCGCACCGCCGGCCTAGGTAAGTGGGCTGGTGTCGTGTCCGATGTTGGCTACGACCACCTGCTGGCCCGCGACTTCTCTCGCTACCACTACGATGCTGCCGAGCCGTTGCCGGCCTTTAGTCAGCGGCTCTATGCGTTGTTGCAAACGCGCCGCCACGAGTTGCCAGAACAGCTTCAGAACATGTTCCAGTACATGCGGCGCGACGATTGGCTGACGGGATATGCTCAGCCTGAGGGCTTTGCACGCGCATTGCTAGGACTGAGCCGCCGCGTGCCTAGCGCCCAAGTGCTCGCTACCGGCGCCGCGGCATTTCTGGCAGATTTGCTAGCTTATGAGGCAGACTTCCAGGAGTTTTGGCCAGAGCTACAGGCAGCGGTACAGCTCGAGCTAGCGAAAGGCTAGTGCAGCGTAAGTTGTACCTAGCTGGCCGGGCAGCAGCAAAAATTAGCAAGCATCGGCGCCGCTTGGCGCTAGCATCACCTGGTTGAGAGCGGCTTTCTGCTGGCGCCAATCGGGCATAAACTGGTCCATCAGGCCCCAAAAGCGGGCATTGTGCAGGCGCTCATGCAGATGCACCAGCTCGTGCACCACCACGTACTCCAAGCAGGAAAGCGGCTGCTTGATGAGCTCCAAGTTCAACCAGATGCGCTTGGCGGCGATGTTGCACGTACCCCAGCGCGTTTTCATCTGTTTGATGGCCCACGCCTTGGCTTGCGCGCCAACCACGGGTTCCCATTTAGCCGCCAAAGCGGGTAGTTGCTCTTTTAATTGGGCGCGGTACCAAGCCGTTAGCACTTGCTGCCGTTGAGCAGCGGTGCTTTCCGCAGGTACATATAGCTCCAAGCACCGCTCTTCTTCACGCAGAACAACCCGCTGACGCCCAGCAGTAGGGTGAATGTGCAAGGTGTAGCCGCGACCCTGGTAGAAGTGGATTTCGCCCGACTCGTAGCGGAATGCTACGGGTTGTTGCCGCTCCGCAAACTTGGCTTGGTGCCGCCGGATCCAGGCTTGGCGCGCTGAAATAAACTCAGTAATCGAAGCGGTAGGTACTCGTAAAGGAGCCGCGACCCGCACCCGCCCATCCGGCGCATATACTGTCAGGCGTAAGGAACGGATGTTTTTTCGGACGACTTCAATGGTCAAATCTTCAAACTGTAAAATCGGCATGTAGGGCGGCGTGGTGGGTGGCGCGAGCAGGTGGCAGCACGAAGGTAAATGTGAATCGGGAATTGAAGCCGCTCCTGCTTAGCTAGGTCGAGGAGTTTGGGACAAGCTAGGGCCTAGTAGGGCCTAGTAGGGAGCAGTCCTATGGTGCTTTGAAACAAGAAACTGAGGCTTCACATAATTATTTGCACTGTTCAGATAATTAGGACCAGGTGTGCGCTAAGTACATGGCAAGTTTGGGGGTGTGAAATAAGCGCTCTAGTGCAACTGGAGAAGAAAAAGAGCACGCCAAGTTGACGCTGCAACGACAACGGAAGCGTAAGAGGCATGCTGCTGGTGAACACAGGGCGGTCAGTACTTCAGGTGAGCTGACGCGTGAACCGCCCTGGTACGTTTGGGATAAACGTACGCATGCCTTGCTCTTTTTCAGCCTTCACCTTCTTACAACCAAGGTAACTGATTGCAAGCTCCTGTTCTGCGCTCAGACACCTCAAATGCCAGCAGAAATGCATAATGCACATAAGGCTGACGACCTCTAGTTATTGAAAACAAAAAACGGGGCCTTGCGGCCCCGTTTTTTGTTTTCAATAACTAGTATCGATTGTTAGTGCATGTGCCCGCCTTCACCGTGCACGTGGCCGTGGTCCAGCTCTTCTTGCGTCGCGTCGCGCACGCCTTCTACTTTACCATCGAAGTGCATGACCATGCCGGCTAGCGGGTGGTTGAAGTCCATCTGCACGGTGTCGGCGCCGATTTCGACGATTTTGCCTTGCATGTGGTTGCCTTCGTTGTCGGCCATGGGCAGGAAGTTGCCCTCTTGCAGCATCTCTTCATCGATTTTGCCATCGATTTCGAACACTTGCTTCGGGATGCTTACCACGGCTTGCTGATCGTAGTCGCCGTAGGCTTGGTCGGGGGTTAGGGAGAAGCTAAACGTCTCGCCAGCGCCTTTGCCGCTTAGTTGATTCTCAAACTCTTCCGGTAGTCCGCTGTGGCCGAAAATAAAGACCATTGGGGCGTCGGCTTCAGCCGACTCTACCAATACTTTCTCTTGGTTTTCGTCGGTCACGCTCAGGTCATAGGTGATAGTGACGACTTTGTTGGGGCTGATCTGGGCCATACTACAGGGGTGGACGGGGTGTCCGTTTTTTGGGTGTTGGATTAGGCAATTGCAATAGCTAGTTACGGAAATAACCTGGAATGTGACGGTACAAGCAAGGAAGACTCCCAAATTCAGCACCTGTCACCAGCAGGATGTAAGATTTTGGCATTGCCCTAACTGCTTTAGCCGCTTTGCGTTAAGCTGAGCATTAAAATAACGTTAAGATGCTGCTAGCCAAAGTACCCGGCAAGCTTAGGCGGTGCTAGACCTGCTCTAAGCCTAGGCTAACCGCAACAGCATCGGCGTTCTGTTTCTAATCGTCTCTACCTGCATGAACCCGAAGTTTCTTCCGCTGCTTCTGAGCGGCGCATTGCTGGCAAGCTGCCAGTCTAATCCGACCAAAACCGAGACTACTACCGCCACTTCCACCGACTCTACGGCAACAGCCGCGGCCGACACCATGGGCGTGCCCGCTGGCAGCATCCCAACGGTTGGCGAGCCAAAGCTGCTATTCAAGCTGCCTGAGAAGTATAACACCCCCGATGGCCTTGCGCTAGCCCCAAATGGCAACGTACTGCTTTCCATCCCGAACCTAGCTAATAACAGCTACCCGGCTGCTATTCTGGAAATCGTAGGAGATTCGGCCAAGCCGTACATAACGGACCTGCCCGCAGAGCCTACCACTAAGAAGGCCGCGCCCATGGACTTAGCGTTTGGACCCGACGGCAACCTGTACTACGCCGAAAACCAGTACGAGAACAGCAAAAAGTTCGTGTCGCGGCTGATGCGGGTGCGTATGCAAAACGGGAAGCCTGGCCCTATCGAAACGGCTGTGGACAGCTTTGCTTTGGCCAATGCAGTGGTGTGGAAGGGGAACAAACTGTATGTGACCGATAGCCAGTGGGACATGCCCGACAACGACAAGGGCAGCGCCGTTATGGTATTCACGCTCGATGAGCTAAAGCGCGGCCGCATTCACCTCAAGCCTAAAACCAAGGACCCACACGTACTAACTACGTTCACGACCAACGTGAACGAAACCGGCGTGGACAACGGAGCTGACGGCCTCGACTACGACAGCCAGGGTAACTTCTACACCGGCTCGTTTGGCGACGGCACCTTCTACAAAATGACACTAAAGCCCGACGGCACGCTGGCCAAGCAAGAAGCCCTGCCCCTGAAAGGCGACAAAATCACCTGCATCGATGGCCTCGTCATCGACCGCGCCACGGATAAGGCTTACATCACGGGTGCCCGTCAGAATGCCATTTTTGTCGTTAATCTGAAAGACAACACCGTAACAACCCTAGCTCAAAACCCCGACACCGATGGTGCCGGCGGCAAACTCGACCAGCCTGCCGAAGTGCTGCTGAAAGGCAAACGCCTCTACATTTCTGACTACGACAACCCCGTGAAGCACTTCGTAAATACGAAATCGGACGCGCCACATACGGAGTCGTACATTGATATAAAGTAAGAGCCACTGCTCACCTATAAAGACAACGAGCCAGCTACTCACAGTAGCTGGCTCGTTGTCTTTATAGGTGAACACCTTTATTGAATGTTCGACCATTCAAACTTTACTTATACTTAGCCATATAAAAGAGGCTATCTACTTATATGCATACTCCTTTAAGTAATCTTCTAGCTACGTTTTTAGGGCTGACCTTAATGCAGTGCAGTTCCGAACCATCTAAAACTTCCACTATTAAAGAGCCAGCTAGCGCAGTAGATTCTGCCGCTAAGGATCCTTCCGTTGGTTCTTGGCAGGTTGAACCCGATAGCGCGAATAAGACGCAAGGTTATGAAGTAGGGACGCTTAACCCTGATTCAAACGCGCCGTACCAAGACGTGAAGCTGATGAACGTTGAGCGTCAGATAGCTAGCTATACGGCACTAATACCCATTCAAGAAACACCAAGCGGGAAGATAAGCTTGCAGGTCGAACTGAACCCGCAAAAGCATTCTATTAAAAAGCTCACCTTGCTATATGCAAGACAAAACCAATGGCATACTATAAAGCAGATTGGTAATGGAGTAGGACATTATAATACGACAAAGCAGCGCTACTATGTAAATGTAGCTTATCAGGAAGTTCTAGAACTTCCTGATAAGCTACAATCTTCTAGCGACTTACGAGAAGTCAATTGCTGGGTTTCTACCCAGACCAATACAGCAGGAATTCAGCACATTGAGCCTGTTAAGTTGTGAGTTTGAGTTGTCTCTGGGCTGCTCGCTCAATAGACCAAACAAGTCTTATTGCATTTCCCAGGCCGTACGGTAGGCACCGATGCTCTCCACATAGTCCAAGAACGCCTTATAAAACTCGTGGCGACCTAGGGTGCCAGAGTCGCCGACGATGAGAAGCTTGCGGCGGGCGCGGGTCATGGCCACGTTCATGCGGCGGATATCGGAGAGGAAGCCAATGTCGCCCGTATCGTTGGAGCGCGTCATCGTGATGCAGATAATGTCACGCTCTTGGCCCTGGAACGAGTCCACAGTGCCGACGCTTAGTAGGCGGTGCGTCACCATCTCGGCTAGCTCGGGACTGTCTTCTACCTTGTCTTTCAAGTAGTTAATCTGGGCGCGGTAGGGGGCAATAACGCCGACGGTGAGCAAATCGGTGAGGTGGTCTTCGGGCACGTATACGCTGAGCAGCTCCGAGAGGCGGCGCAACAACAGATCTGCTTCCTCGGGGTTCGCCACCGAACGGCTTTCTGCAATACCTAGCTCCTGGAAGCCAAAGCCGGCCGTGTCGAGAAACTCCACAGCAAGGTCGGGTGCAAAGCGGAGGTCGTACTCGGCTAGGTCGGCATGAGCCACGCTAGGCGCGGCCACAAGCTTACCGTCGTAGAATTGCTCCGAGCTAAACTCCATAATCTGCTCGTGCATGCGATACTGCACCGTGAGCATGCGTGCCGATTCTGGCTGACGCGTGATGCACTTCTCAAATAGCGTTTCACGCAGACCGTCGCGCGCGGCTTGCTCGCTTTTCACGGTAGGCGGCAGCTGCTGGTGGTCACCAGCCAGTACTACGCGGTTGCCCTTCGTAATGGGAATCCAGCAGCCGGGTTCCAGCGCCTGCGCCGCTTCGTCGATAAACACCGTTTCGTAGGTGAGGTGACGAATGGCGCGGTTGCCGGCTCCCACGAGCGTACAAGTCAGAACCTGCACTTTGTCGAGCAAATCCTCCGTGATGTAGCGCTCTAGGTTGTCAGAATCTTGCAGCATCTGGTGGGCTTGCTCCTTGAGCATGCGGCGCTGCTCACGCTCCTCCCAGCCGAAGTGACGCTTGAACTTGCCCGCCATTTCGCGGTATTGCTCAGCCGTTTGGCGCATAGATTTCAGCTCGGGGTAGCTTCTATGGGCCATAATCTGCGCGTCCAAGGTATGCTCCAGCAGCAGATCCGAAACCCGCGAAGGGTTGCCCATGCGAATCACGTTGACGCCGCGTTCCGCTAGCTTTTCGGTGAGCAAGTCCACGGCCGTATTACTTGGTGCACACACCAGCACGCGCCGCTCGCGCCGGATCGTTTCCAGGATGGCTTGCACCAGCGTGGTCGTTTTGCCGGTGCCAGGCGGGCCGTGGATAATAGCTACGTCTTTGGCCGCCAGCACGTGGCGCACCGCGGCTAGCTGCGACTCATTCAGTGGGCTAGGGTAGTAGAGGGTGGCTTCGCTTTCATCTCGGAAGCGGGCCGGTTTACCACCTAGCAAAATGTCGCGCAGCTCGGCGAGGCGGGTTTCGTAGGCGCCCATCACCTTCTGCAAGGCGTGCTCCATTTCGCGGTAGCTTACCTCGTCGAAGGTCAGATCGACCCCCAACTTGCCTTCGTCAATCCAGTCGGGCAGGTCTTCTTTGTTGGTGGCGAGCAGAATTTTGTTGCGACGCACGGCCGTAATCACGCCGTTGAGCGTGGGGCGGTCGGTAGCAGCGCGGTTGGGAATGTTACCAAAGAGGGCAGCATTGCGGCCTACTTGAAACAAGTGCAAGCTGTTCTGGCTGGCTGGGCGCTCTAGCTCCAGCACCAGCTTGCCGCCGAAGCCGATTTCTTCTTTGGTGATTTTAACAGGATACCAGGTCAGGCCGCGGTGCTGCCGCTCGGCGATGCTGGTTTTAGCGCTCTTGATTTTGAACTGCTCCAAGTCTTCCTGCTGCTCTAGCTTCATGAGCGCTTGGACTTTGCGTAGTTCTTTCTCTAACGCGTAGGGATCGGTATATGTAGGTTGGTCAGGCAAAATGGTACTCGTTATCGGGTCGTTGATAACAACGAAAACGGCAAAAGGGTGGCCGAAGGTCGGGGAGATTTTTGGAATGCTTTAGCTAATCATCCGTTAGCTATGCGTCTGACATATTTATCTAAATCTTACAAGTCTCGAAAGATGGGACAAACCTGCCATATTAATAAAGGCAAGAGCATGACTCTAAGCTGGGTAGAAAATTGACTTTACCAGATTGGAATAGAGTTATATAGTGGATAATGTCATGCCTCAACAAGTGTAGTATAACGTTTTTTCTACGGATAGCAGTTGCGCTTACATGAACTGTTGCAGCTCCTTCCCTTGAATAGCCGCCGCCATCAGCCCCGGAAATTTGTCGGGGGTGCAGGCGAAGCTAGGTATGCCCATGGCGGCTAGCTTCTCCGCTAGGTGGCGGTCGAAGCTAGGGGCGCCATCGTCGCTAAGGGCTAGGAGGACCACGAACGTGACGCCGGCCGCTTTGAGCGTAGCGGCGCGTTTGAGTAGTTCAGCCGAGTTGCCGCCTTCGTACAGGTCGCTGATGAGCACCAGGATTGTATCGGTGGGGCGGGTGATGAGTTGCTGACAGTAGGCAATGGCGCGGTTGATATCGGTGCCGCCGCCGAGCTGGATGCCAAACAGTAAGTCTACCGGATCTTTTAGGTCTTGGGTGAGGTCAGCCACGGCAGTGTCGAATACCACCATGTGGGTGCGCACCGCCCGCACCGACGCCAGCACCGCCCCAAACACGCCCGCGTACACCACCGACGACGCCATCGAGCCACTTTGGTCCACGCACAGCACGATTTCCTTTAGGGCTTGCCCACGCTTACCGTAGCCAACGAGCTTTTCGGGGATAAGCGTTTTGTAGCTAGGTTGATAGTGTTTTAAGTTGGCTCGAATGGTTGCCGTCCAGTTGATTTCGTGGTAGCGTGGCCGCGGGTTGCGCACCGCCCGGCTTAGCGCACCCTGCACGGCTTGGCGGAGCGGATTCGAAAGCTTTTGCTCTAGCTCCTGCACCACGCGCTGCACTACTTCGCGGGCGGTGTGCTTCACTTTGGCCGGCATCACGCGTCCCAGCGACATCAGCAAGCCAACCAAATGCACATCGGCCTGCACAGTGCGCAAAATCTCCGGTTCCAGGAGCATTTGCTGCAAACCCAGGCGCTCCATGGCATCTTTCTGCATCACGGCCACCACAGAGGAGGGGAAATACTGGCGGATATCGCCCAGCCAGCGCGACACCCGCGGGGAAGAGGCGCCTAGCCCGGCCTTGCGCTCCGTGCTGTCTTGATCGTAGAGGGCGGTTAGTACCTCGTCCATACGGCCGTAGTCTACGGACATCGGGATGGTATTATCGGCATCGGCTGGCGAGCCCAGCACGAGTTTCCAGCGGGCAGGATTGGACATGAGAGAAGCTAGCTTTGAG
This Hymenobacter sp. GOD-10R DNA region includes the following protein-coding sequences:
- a CDS encoding VWA domain-containing protein → MSNPARWKLVLGSPADADNTIPMSVDYGRMDEVLTALYDQDSTERKAGLGASSPRVSRWLGDIRQYFPSSVVAVMQKDAMERLGLQQMLLEPEILRTVQADVHLVGLLMSLGRVMPAKVKHTAREVVQRVVQELEQKLSNPLRQAVQGALSRAVRNPRPRYHEINWTATIRANLKHYQPSYKTLIPEKLVGYGKRGQALKEIVLCVDQSGSMASSVVYAGVFGAVLASVRAVRTHMVVFDTAVADLTQDLKDPVDLLFGIQLGGGTDINRAIAYCQQLITRPTDTILVLISDLYEGGNSAELLKRAATLKAAGVTFVVLLALSDDGAPSFDRHLAEKLAAMGIPSFACTPDKFPGLMAAAIQGKELQQFM